In the Brevundimonas mediterranea genome, CGGAAGAGCTGGAAGCCTTCGCCAAGGCTCTGGTCTAAAAGCCGTGACACGGGGCTCAGCGATCCTTTGGACCTGGGCGGCGAGCATCGTCCTCGTCTGGATCGCGGTTGCGGTCGATCTTGGGCAACCGCTGTGGGCGCGTCAGCATTCCATTGACCTGACGGCCTATGGGGCCTTCGAAGGTCGCACTTTAACGGTGGAGCATGGGTGGAAGCTGCTGGCGTCGCAATGGTTGCACGTCAAGTTTCCACATATGTTGTTCAACGCCGCTATCATCGGCCTGGTCGGGGCGGCGTTGACGCGGCGGATGAACTGGCCTTCGGTACTGGCCTTGGGCTTGATCGGGGGCGCTTGCGGGCAGTTGGCGTCAGCGCTGGCGCAGCCGCAAGCCTATGTGTCTGGGGCTTCGCAGGCCTATCTGGCGCTCTGTGCGACCGCGCTTTTCGTGCTGGATCGCAGGAGCGTGGGCTGGTGGTCGGCGGTCGTAGGCGTTCTGGTCAGCGTGGCGCTGGACCTGTTCGTGAGCGGCCATGAGGGCGTAAAGCCCGGACATATCGTACCTTTCGTCATCGGTTTGATCGTTGGCGGCGGTTTTCTATTGTTGGACAGACATCGGCCTGATGGGGCGGTGCTTCGGAGGACATGATGTTCAATCTTGCAGGCAAGACCGCGCTCGTGACCGGCGCGACGGGCGGGATCGGCGGGGCGGTGGCGCGGGCGCTGCACGCCCAGGGCGCGACCGTGGTGCTGTCGGGCACGCGAGAGGCGGTGCTGGCGGACCTGGCCAAGGAGCTGGGCGAACGGGCGCATTTCGCCACGGCGAACCTGTCGGACCCCCAGTCGGTCGATAATCTGGTGAACGCGGCCGAGACGGCGGCGGGCTCAGCCCTGGACATCCTGGTGGCCAATGCGGGCATCACCAAGGACGGCCTGCTGATGCGGATGAAGGACGAGGACTTCCAGTCGGTCATCCAGATCAATCTGGAGAGCTATTTCCGCCTGACCCGCGCGGCGGTGAAGGGGATGATGAAGCGCCGGTCGGGCCGAATCATCGGCGTGACCTCGGTCGTGGGCGTCACCGGAAATCCGGGCCAGACCAACTATTCCGCGTCCAAGGCCGGGATGATCGGCTTCTCCAAGTCGCTGGCGCAGGAGGTCGGATCGCGCGGCATCACCGTCAATTGCATCGCACCGGGCTTCATCGCCTCGCCGATGACCGATGTGCTGAACGAGCAGCAGCGCGAGACCATTCTGGCCCGGATTCCGGCCGGTCGGCTGGGCACCGGCGACGAGATCGCGGCCGCCGCCGTCTATCTTTCGTCGAACGAAGCGGCCTATGTCACGGGCCAGACCCTGCATGTGAACGGCGGCATGGCGATGATCTGATCGCGATCACGAAATTCAACAGACTATTTCTTGCCCGAAAGCCTGTGCTAAAGGGCAGAACGCAACGGCGGTTCGGGCTTTCGGGCTTGCGTCGCCTTCGCTGCCGTGAGACGGCGATTTACAAGCTACCCCCGCCTCTACGGCGATTTCAAACAGGCAGAGAGACACTCATGTCCGACACCCTCGAGCGCGTTCGCAAGATCGTCATCGACCACCTGGACGCCGATCCGGACAAGGTCACGGAAAAAGCCAGCTTCATCGACGACCTGGGCGCCGACTCGCTCGACAACGTCGAGCTGGTGATGGCCTTCGAAGAAGAATTCGACATCGAGATCCCGGATGACGCCGCCGAGCACATCCAGACGGTCGGCGATGCGGTCAAGTTCATCGACGAAAAGTCGGCCGGCTGATTTCAGCCCCCGACTGGCGGCCCGATAGGGCCGACGGTTCACAGGGCCGCCCGGCGCTCCTAGCGGAGACGCCCGGCGGCCTTTACTGTTTCTGACCCATGCGAATCCGAAGTGATTCTCCGGGTTCGGACTGGAGAATTTTAGGAGCACGCACCATGCGCCGCGTCGTCGTTACGGGCATCGGTCTGCTGACCCCCCTGGGTTGGGGTGTCGAGAAGAGCTGGAAGGGCATCGTCGAGGGACGGTCGGGCATCCGCCCGATCACCGCCTTCGACACCACAGGCTATGGCTGCACCATCGCCGGCGAAGTGCCGAGCGTGGATGGGCGCGGCGGCGGCGGCGAAGGCGACTTCGACCCCGAGAAGAT is a window encoding:
- a CDS encoding rhomboid family intramembrane serine protease yields the protein MTRGSAILWTWAASIVLVWIAVAVDLGQPLWARQHSIDLTAYGAFEGRTLTVEHGWKLLASQWLHVKFPHMLFNAAIIGLVGAALTRRMNWPSVLALGLIGGACGQLASALAQPQAYVSGASQAYLALCATALFVLDRRSVGWWSAVVGVLVSVALDLFVSGHEGVKPGHIVPFVIGLIVGGGFLLLDRHRPDGAVLRRT
- the fabG gene encoding 3-oxoacyl-[acyl-carrier-protein] reductase codes for the protein MFNLAGKTALVTGATGGIGGAVARALHAQGATVVLSGTREAVLADLAKELGERAHFATANLSDPQSVDNLVNAAETAAGSALDILVANAGITKDGLLMRMKDEDFQSVIQINLESYFRLTRAAVKGMMKRRSGRIIGVTSVVGVTGNPGQTNYSASKAGMIGFSKSLAQEVGSRGITVNCIAPGFIASPMTDVLNEQQRETILARIPAGRLGTGDEIAAAAVYLSSNEAAYVTGQTLHVNGGMAMI
- a CDS encoding acyl carrier protein, which codes for MSDTLERVRKIVIDHLDADPDKVTEKASFIDDLGADSLDNVELVMAFEEEFDIEIPDDAAEHIQTVGDAVKFIDEKSAG